The DNA window ATAATCTATTTTCTCCCATTTCTATCATGGATATTTCTCCAATTATACGAATGGAGGGAGGAGTAGATAATGAAGTGTATACTGAAACATTTCAATCTCAAACTAGTGGTGGTGATTATGATCAGTTTATGTCAACTTATGAGTTCAATGAACTGCAGACTCAAAATCAATACAAAAAGGCTCGAAGTAAGAACTTCTCTCCAGAAGAGAACCTTCTGGAgacaaactgaagttgttatTTCTTTATTAGATGTACTAGCCTCTTTTTATTTGTGTATTTTGTAAGGATATggtaatatatatcaaaaatattatataaaaatgacaaaCACATACTCAACTTTATGACATACTGTATGCATTCCATAGATGCTCAACTAGATCTTTTTGAATTTGACTATGCATTACTCTATCTCTAATTTTGAGGAGTGATTGAATAAAATTCATAAGTTTTGGAGTTTGAGTGCGTGATACGATTGGAATGGGAGGACTTTCAGAGACTTGTTCATATTCAAATATATCTGGTTGTGGATGAAGTTCACGTTCATCCTCCACGATCATATTGTGCATAATAATACATGCCAACATGATCTTATTGAGTGTTTCACGATCAAAATATCTTGTTGGACCACGGACAATTGCAAATCTAGCTTGGAGCACACCAAATTTACGTTCAACATCTTTTCTTGCAGATTCTTGAGCAACAGTAAAATGTTTGGTCTTTTGATTCATAGGTAAAGGAATTAATTTGACGAATATTGCCCATGGAGGATATATACCATCAGCCAGATAATACCCCATATTATAGTTGTGACCATTTATATAGTAGTTAACATGATAGCTCTCCCCACTTGTTATTTCGCAAAACACATTAGATCGTTCTAGAACATTAATATCATTATCTGACCCTGGTAGCCCAAAGAATGCATTCCAAATCCATAAATCATAAGATGTCACTACTTCCAATATAATTGTAGGTTCGTGATAATGACCAATAAACATACCTTTCCATGCGGTTGGACAATTTTTCCACCTCCAATGCATACAATCTATGCTACCCAACATTCCTGGAAAGCCACGAACTTCACCAA is part of the Impatiens glandulifera chromosome 1, dImpGla2.1, whole genome shotgun sequence genome and encodes:
- the LOC124921907 gene encoding uncharacterized protein LOC124921907, which codes for MTNDESFLNESNDEDIIEILALSRERKKQNTHGESSRKSRRYIDWDTLEGHNRLFKDYFATLLKITTALRILSYGVTADFMDEYIRIGETTAIKSLRYFVQSVIDIFGLVYLRKPNSEDITRLLKIGEVRGFPGMLGSIDCMHWRWKNCPTAWKGSDNDINVLERSNVFCEITSGESYHVNYYINGHNYNMGYYLADGIYPPWAIFVKLIPLPMNQKTKHFTVAQESARKDVERKFGVLQARFAIVRGPTRYFDRETLNKIMLACIIMHNMIVEDERELHPQPDIFEYEQVSESPPIPIVSRTQTPKLMNFIQSLLKIRDRVMHSQIQKDLVEHLWNAYSMS